One window from the genome of Leucobacter aridicollis encodes:
- a CDS encoding HtaA domain-containing protein, with product MTRRTACRALTAGLTAALLGGALASASAMPALARPTEGGALHTTAATAGECAVGEAELRWGVKERFRNYISGSIAGGEWVTEGGVTYETPQFTWPSGTGGVREDLSGGAVTFPGSIHFTGHGGLMQLDLRNPQIVFTSPKTAELVLEMAASDVEGGELVFEPVTAANIDIAGAHTGDGSSYSIEAAPVHLTEAGAAAFNNKYGDYSPGETFDALAVSLTLPGCAITVSTGTAAPPEEEVLPGDPAGQAGPEIPWVIVALGGVALVGIGVTTVLLLRGRKPEK from the coding sequence TTGACCCGACGCACTGCATGTCGCGCGCTCACCGCCGGACTGACTGCCGCGCTTCTCGGAGGCGCCCTCGCCTCCGCCTCGGCCATGCCAGCCCTCGCGCGGCCCACTGAGGGCGGCGCGCTGCATACGACTGCAGCTACCGCGGGGGAGTGTGCTGTGGGCGAGGCGGAGCTGCGCTGGGGCGTCAAAGAGCGCTTCCGTAACTACATCAGCGGCTCGATTGCGGGCGGTGAGTGGGTCACAGAGGGCGGCGTGACCTACGAAACCCCACAGTTCACCTGGCCGAGCGGCACCGGAGGTGTGCGCGAGGACCTTTCGGGCGGAGCAGTAACGTTCCCCGGGAGCATTCACTTCACGGGCCACGGCGGACTCATGCAGTTGGACCTCAGGAACCCGCAGATCGTATTCACAAGCCCCAAAACCGCAGAGCTCGTGCTCGAGATGGCCGCCTCTGACGTTGAGGGCGGCGAGCTTGTATTCGAACCCGTGACCGCGGCAAATATTGACATCGCTGGCGCGCACACAGGAGACGGCTCGAGCTATTCGATTGAGGCGGCTCCCGTCCATCTCACCGAGGCTGGTGCGGCGGCCTTCAACAACAAGTACGGCGACTACTCTCCAGGGGAAACATTCGACGCGCTCGCGGTCTCGCTGACGCTCCCCGGATGCGCCATCACCGTGTCGACAGGAACTGCCGCACCGCCCGAGGAAGAAGTGCTGCCGGGCGATCCCGCTGGTCAGGCCGGACCCGAGATCCCATGGGTGATCGTTGCCCTCGGCGGCGTTGCTCTCGTCGGCATCGGGGTAACAACAGTGCTGTTGCTGCGCGGGCGCAAGCCCGAGAAGTAG
- a CDS encoding HtaA domain-containing protein, giving the protein MKSRAASRLSAAVSGAAVVAAMLVAPAAAQALAPSSIAQSTAAPAGTGSCEITGGTLKWGVKASFRSYISGSIANGSWEPGDGVTYETPEFTWTGGAGELDPATGVGEVSFAGSVHFTGHDGVLDLTLANPTIEFEGDGNAALMLDAKSTDMEGKVTVDTAQEWVGELVAPAAVALQGEKLEISAMQASLTNSGAAAFAGFYEAGAELDPVTLSLETTGCEATATTATEPTAEPTPAQPAEEATPVTAEARIPWLPIIVGGAALVVIALTTGMLIGGRKKKPQEGGEGSAEAQPGGDPE; this is encoded by the coding sequence GTGAAATCACGCGCAGCCTCTCGACTTAGCGCGGCCGTTTCGGGCGCGGCAGTCGTCGCAGCCATGCTCGTCGCACCTGCGGCCGCACAGGCGCTGGCACCCTCGAGCATTGCGCAGTCAACTGCCGCCCCAGCGGGCACCGGCAGCTGCGAGATCACCGGTGGCACGCTGAAGTGGGGAGTCAAAGCGAGCTTTCGCTCATACATCAGCGGCTCGATCGCGAACGGCTCCTGGGAGCCAGGCGACGGTGTGACCTACGAGACGCCCGAGTTCACCTGGACGGGTGGGGCCGGCGAGCTCGACCCTGCGACAGGCGTCGGTGAGGTGTCGTTCGCAGGATCGGTGCACTTCACCGGGCACGACGGAGTTCTCGACCTCACCCTCGCGAACCCGACGATCGAGTTCGAGGGTGATGGGAACGCTGCGCTCATGCTCGACGCGAAGAGCACAGATATGGAGGGCAAGGTCACCGTCGACACGGCTCAAGAGTGGGTTGGCGAGCTCGTCGCACCGGCAGCAGTCGCACTGCAAGGCGAGAAGCTCGAGATCAGCGCAATGCAGGCATCCCTCACAAACTCTGGCGCCGCCGCCTTCGCCGGCTTCTACGAGGCCGGAGCCGAACTCGACCCCGTGACGCTCAGCCTTGAGACCACCGGGTGCGAGGCGACCGCCACAACCGCCACAGAGCCGACTGCGGAGCCTACGCCCGCGCAGCCTGCCGAGGAAGCGACTCCAGTTACGGCTGAGGCCCGCATTCCATGGCTTCCGATCATCGTCGGCGGCGCAGCGCTTGTTGTGATTGCGCTCACGACGGGAATGCTCATCGGCGGGCGAAAGAAGAAGCCTCAGGAAGGCGGCGAAGGATCGGCCGAGGCGCAGCCAGGCGGCGACCCCGAGTAG
- a CDS encoding HtaA domain-containing protein has translation MSTHHTETLSGRATARDRVRRVLGGALAIALALGASLSAVVADAAQAAAPRGAVAGASLDWGIKESFRKYIGGPIAQGSIVMLGSTAPTASGSYHWGEGSGESAVDGSEANVSFGVGNGVQFRGHSMQIDGQSVAVLDAEFTNPRVVVTSPTTGEVRMDVQGFEFKSTTELGEPFSLIDAPIASLTLPQPTVDGSTLTWTDASAVLTEEGSVAFGGGAFYAPGEALDPVTFTLPVEAGPNTGGENPGGENPGGENPGGENPGGENPGGENPGGENPEVVQTGVKMNEASTTLVSAGKPATFIADVSPENASGSIQFLVDGKPLGAPVEAQKGRSTLQTAELKSGTHTITARFVPADPKAFAPSESTAHSVRVTAASGGTSKIENATLEWGVRESFRKYIYDFTAFKGRAQLLGTTKQPQSKGAYLWSGGTGTAADDGTRANVGFGSGNGVHFQSHPMTVGGKTVYALDLKFTNPRIEILSPTSGRLHMDVDGYTFEGMESVGKKFTLRDTPMAQLSLSVPKLDTDSGLLSWSNVGARLTAEGEIAFGGFYEKGSELDPLNFSLPGDFTVIDRQPTSVTLSATPASAKVGATVTFTATVNPRIDGKVTFSYGTTKLGSPVSVSNGVAKLATTKLPEGVYTAQALFEPADSENYSHSNSNSVKLTIDSAAKPVTPKPTAPPAAPGAGSLKWGISSQFAGYTTARSNTAACPTAGKHCAGGEIATSGVGSGYLFPQAGSTWNAKNHTGTVNYTGSVSFKGYGTTMFSVINPTITVTGPATATLTTGYSGSYGPSSVQLDLSRATKTVGSGGEVTWSNVPVVGSLMGLSASQSIAFDALSFTVGAASKVSYGSTVAGKDAKEKRVAAATPPTTEGLTIVTDKDKLVPGARIEIQAAGFDPEDEGVLVVLYSDPIVLDEEATADKFGVVHWTGKLPDDIQPGAHVLTLQGSTDVGAKITILPKDAKAKKSAEELVEVTTQPLAAATGAGPVLGAGGSGMALWEWWVVALSLVAIAGCTTTLAVRQRAANR, from the coding sequence GTGTCTACCCACCACACCGAAACACTATCTGGCCGTGCCACCGCCCGGGATCGCGTACGCCGTGTGCTGGGCGGCGCGCTTGCGATCGCGCTCGCTCTTGGGGCTTCCCTGAGCGCTGTCGTAGCTGATGCAGCTCAGGCGGCAGCGCCTCGAGGTGCGGTAGCCGGGGCATCACTCGACTGGGGCATTAAAGAGTCGTTTCGAAAGTACATTGGCGGTCCAATCGCCCAGGGCAGCATCGTGATGCTCGGGTCAACGGCCCCGACGGCCTCGGGCAGCTATCACTGGGGTGAAGGGTCGGGGGAGAGCGCCGTCGATGGCTCTGAAGCCAACGTCAGCTTCGGCGTGGGCAACGGTGTTCAATTCCGCGGGCACTCGATGCAGATTGACGGTCAGAGCGTCGCCGTGCTCGACGCCGAATTTACCAATCCGCGCGTGGTTGTCACCTCGCCCACAACGGGCGAGGTGCGCATGGACGTACAAGGCTTCGAGTTTAAGAGCACGACTGAACTCGGAGAGCCGTTCTCGTTGATTGACGCTCCAATTGCGTCACTCACGCTTCCACAGCCAACGGTCGACGGTTCCACATTGACGTGGACGGATGCCTCGGCTGTGCTGACCGAGGAAGGATCTGTGGCCTTCGGTGGCGGGGCGTTCTACGCCCCGGGCGAGGCTCTGGATCCGGTAACCTTCACACTTCCCGTTGAGGCGGGCCCGAACACCGGCGGTGAGAATCCAGGTGGTGAGAACCCAGGTGGTGAGAACCCAGGCGGTGAGAACCCAGGCGGTGAGAACCCAGGCGGTGAGAACCCAGGCGGTGAGAACCCCGAGGTCGTGCAGACCGGCGTCAAAATGAACGAGGCGAGTACGACACTCGTTTCCGCCGGAAAGCCCGCGACATTTATTGCGGATGTCAGCCCCGAGAACGCCTCGGGCTCAATCCAGTTCTTGGTGGACGGCAAGCCACTTGGTGCGCCGGTCGAAGCGCAAAAGGGCCGTTCGACGCTGCAGACTGCTGAACTCAAGTCAGGAACCCACACAATTACGGCTCGTTTCGTTCCGGCGGACCCGAAGGCTTTTGCCCCGTCCGAGTCGACCGCGCACTCGGTGCGCGTCACTGCGGCGTCTGGGGGAACGAGCAAGATCGAGAATGCGACACTTGAGTGGGGCGTTCGCGAATCATTCCGCAAGTACATCTACGACTTCACGGCGTTCAAGGGACGTGCTCAGCTCCTTGGCACGACCAAGCAGCCGCAATCCAAGGGTGCATATTTGTGGTCGGGTGGTACCGGAACTGCGGCAGACGATGGAACCCGGGCGAATGTCGGATTCGGCTCAGGCAACGGTGTACATTTCCAGTCGCACCCAATGACTGTAGGTGGGAAGACCGTCTACGCTCTCGATCTGAAGTTTACGAACCCGCGTATCGAGATCCTTTCCCCCACTAGCGGCCGGCTCCACATGGATGTCGATGGCTACACCTTTGAGGGGATGGAGAGCGTCGGCAAGAAGTTCACTCTGCGCGACACCCCGATGGCGCAGCTGTCGTTGAGCGTACCGAAGCTTGACACCGACTCCGGGCTGCTCTCCTGGTCGAACGTGGGCGCTCGTCTCACCGCGGAGGGCGAGATTGCGTTCGGGGGCTTTTACGAGAAGGGCTCAGAGCTCGATCCGCTGAACTTCTCGCTGCCAGGGGACTTCACTGTTATTGACAGGCAGCCAACGAGTGTCACGCTCTCGGCAACCCCTGCCTCTGCGAAGGTTGGTGCAACTGTTACGTTCACCGCAACCGTGAATCCGCGGATCGACGGGAAGGTGACGTTTAGCTACGGCACGACCAAGCTTGGCTCGCCGGTCAGCGTTTCGAACGGTGTCGCAAAGCTTGCTACTACCAAATTGCCGGAGGGCGTCTACACAGCGCAGGCGCTGTTTGAACCTGCCGACAGTGAGAACTACTCCCACTCAAACTCGAACTCCGTCAAACTGACAATTGACTCAGCAGCAAAGCCGGTGACTCCAAAGCCAACCGCTCCGCCAGCTGCACCGGGTGCAGGCTCCTTGAAGTGGGGTATCTCGTCGCAGTTCGCCGGCTACACGACGGCAAGGTCAAATACTGCCGCCTGCCCAACAGCGGGCAAACACTGTGCTGGCGGCGAGATAGCAACCAGCGGTGTCGGCTCGGGGTACCTCTTCCCGCAGGCGGGGAGTACCTGGAACGCGAAAAACCACACAGGGACGGTGAACTACACCGGGTCGGTCTCCTTCAAGGGCTATGGGACGACAATGTTCAGCGTCATCAACCCGACGATCACTGTAACAGGGCCCGCAACAGCCACTCTGACCACAGGGTACTCGGGCTCGTACGGGCCCAGCTCTGTGCAGCTCGACCTGTCCAGGGCCACGAAGACCGTCGGGTCTGGCGGTGAGGTCACCTGGTCAAATGTTCCCGTGGTTGGAAGTTTGATGGGTTTGTCCGCGAGCCAGTCGATCGCTTTTGACGCGCTCTCCTTCACCGTCGGTGCGGCGAGCAAGGTGAGTTACGGCTCGACAGTCGCAGGTAAGGACGCCAAGGAAAAGCGTGTCGCGGCAGCGACGCCTCCCACGACCGAGGGCCTGACGATTGTCACCGACAAGGACAAGCTCGTTCCCGGCGCACGCATCGAGATCCAGGCCGCAGGGTTTGACCCTGAAGACGAGGGAGTGCTCGTGGTGCTCTACTCGGATCCGATCGTGCTTGACGAGGAGGCGACTGCAGACAAGTTTGGCGTCGTGCACTGGACTGGCAAGCTTCCCGACGACATTCAGCCGGGCGCACACGTGCTCACGCTGCAGGGAAGCACTGATGTGGGAGCGAAGATCACGATCCTCCCGAAGGACGCGAAAGCGAAGAAGTCGGCTGAAGAACTTGTGGAGGTCACCACCCAGCCGCTCGCCGCGGCGACGGGCGCGGGACCTGTGCTCGGCGCCGGCGGATCCGGAATGGCTCTCTGGGAGTGGTGGGTCGTCGCGCTCTCGCTCGTCGCAATCGCCGGCTGCACCACGACCCTCGCCGTCCGACAGCGGGCAGCCAACCGATAG
- a CDS encoding HtaA domain-containing protein gives MKVTERRKGKSLIATLTSALLVASGLALAPTVATAAPAAGEGTVSGATLEWGVKESFRNYIASVIAKGQVTMLGGAQKTGSGTFSWAGGSGTAAADGSAADVAFAAGDGVHFQGHSLKVEGEDRYVLDAAFSAPHIVVTSATTAELRMDVEGYEFKSTTEIGAPYSLSDAAIATLELPAPTVAGDVRTWTNAPAKLTADGAIAFGGGAFYKAGDALDPVTFSLPVTVKVPAEETTTSLTASASSVTEGDSVKLTATVAPVAAAGTVAFAANGSQLGAPVAVTNGVASLDVKTLPVGSAKITANFVPTDADAFTGSASAEVTVDVKVKRDPITVSVSKATGIDPDGETVTVTGTGFLPDAPATNGTRQPLAGKFAGAYIVFGSFAENWEPSKDAPASARVALDTKWGVHAADVATIGGAARGGIELKADGTFSTTLKLTKDEAKELEGGRYGIYTYAGGGVKYAPFESYTEITFAVPAQDTTVEVEASAASLVSGDQVTLTAAVSKGVAGSVQFKSNGKAIGEPVEVQNDSAVLKTNDLVEVGANDVTAEFTPANTDAYNASTSAAVSVAVTERPTPKVTVAKTSGIDPAGETVTVTGTGFLPKAPVTNGQYPPFAGKFSGVYVVFGSFADQWAPSTNAPSSARKTFDTKWAVQAAELPTIAAMGGVELKADGSFETTLKLSKDSAKALADGTYGVYTYAGGGVKYAPFETKTAVEFAPAHETTVEVEASAGALYAGDSIEFTATVPTEVPGAVQFLNNGVVLGDAVEAAAGKATLKTTALGAGSNAVTAKFVPSNTDVFAASTSEPVSITLAAQPVALINGAPSGKAKINPGEALELKIGPFVTDTEFKIEIHSDVVELPEPIATDADGFVTATWTVPADFEVGTHDIVVTDNESGRVFAFENAFEVVAKSVTGGETEGGNTGTTTPGTDPGKGATGGDTGKALANSGSAPATAAFVAAGALLLLGAGVIVLRRRQGETAE, from the coding sequence ATGAAAGTCACTGAGCGCCGAAAGGGTAAGTCGCTCATCGCGACGTTGACCTCGGCACTGCTCGTCGCAAGTGGCCTCGCTCTTGCCCCGACGGTGGCCACCGCGGCCCCCGCAGCAGGAGAGGGCACCGTATCCGGCGCCACCCTCGAATGGGGAGTCAAGGAGTCGTTCCGCAACTACATTGCCAGCGTGATCGCCAAGGGGCAGGTCACGATGCTCGGCGGCGCCCAGAAGACCGGCTCCGGCACGTTTAGCTGGGCTGGTGGTTCAGGAACGGCTGCCGCCGACGGAAGCGCGGCAGACGTGGCCTTCGCAGCCGGAGACGGTGTTCACTTCCAGGGGCACAGTCTGAAGGTCGAGGGAGAGGACCGGTACGTCCTCGACGCGGCATTCTCCGCGCCGCACATTGTCGTCACTTCAGCGACCACTGCTGAGCTCCGCATGGACGTCGAAGGCTACGAGTTCAAGAGCACCACGGAGATCGGTGCTCCATACAGCCTGAGCGATGCGGCGATCGCGACGTTGGAACTGCCCGCCCCGACTGTCGCAGGCGACGTGCGCACCTGGACGAACGCCCCGGCGAAGCTCACGGCTGATGGCGCGATCGCATTCGGCGGAGGCGCGTTCTACAAAGCTGGCGATGCGCTCGACCCCGTCACGTTCTCGCTGCCGGTGACCGTGAAGGTCCCAGCCGAGGAGACCACGACCTCACTCACCGCTTCGGCATCCTCGGTTACCGAAGGGGACAGCGTAAAGCTCACCGCGACTGTCGCTCCTGTGGCCGCCGCAGGAACCGTGGCGTTTGCGGCGAACGGTTCGCAGCTCGGAGCCCCTGTTGCTGTAACCAACGGCGTTGCTTCGCTCGACGTCAAGACCCTCCCCGTCGGGTCGGCGAAGATCACGGCGAACTTTGTGCCGACCGACGCTGATGCATTTACAGGCTCGGCCTCCGCAGAGGTCACCGTCGACGTCAAGGTAAAGCGCGACCCGATTACAGTGTCTGTTTCAAAGGCAACCGGGATCGACCCGGATGGCGAGACAGTAACCGTAACGGGTACAGGGTTCCTCCCCGATGCTCCCGCGACCAACGGCACTCGTCAGCCGCTCGCTGGCAAGTTCGCAGGCGCCTACATCGTATTCGGCTCGTTCGCTGAGAACTGGGAGCCCTCGAAGGATGCCCCTGCGAGCGCACGCGTGGCGCTTGACACCAAGTGGGGAGTGCACGCAGCCGACGTCGCAACGATTGGCGGCGCAGCCCGCGGCGGTATCGAACTGAAAGCTGACGGAACGTTCTCGACGACCCTGAAGCTGACAAAGGATGAGGCGAAGGAGCTAGAGGGCGGCCGCTACGGCATCTACACCTACGCTGGTGGTGGCGTGAAGTACGCTCCGTTCGAGTCGTACACCGAGATCACATTTGCCGTCCCAGCCCAGGACACCACTGTTGAGGTTGAAGCGTCCGCTGCGTCGCTGGTGTCGGGTGACCAGGTCACGCTGACTGCTGCGGTTTCGAAGGGCGTTGCTGGTTCGGTGCAGTTCAAGAGCAACGGCAAGGCGATTGGTGAGCCCGTCGAGGTGCAGAACGATTCGGCTGTGCTGAAGACGAACGATCTTGTTGAGGTCGGCGCGAACGATGTGACTGCTGAGTTCACTCCCGCGAACACTGATGCGTACAACGCGTCGACGTCTGCTGCGGTGTCTGTTGCTGTGACTGAGCGTCCGACTCCGAAGGTGACTGTTGCCAAGACTTCCGGGATTGATCCGGCTGGCGAGACCGTGACCGTGACCGGTACGGGGTTCTTGCCGAAGGCTCCAGTGACGAACGGGCAGTACCCGCCGTTCGCTGGGAAGTTCAGCGGCGTTTACGTGGTGTTCGGTTCGTTCGCTGATCAGTGGGCTCCGTCAACAAACGCTCCGTCGTCGGCACGTAAGACGTTCGACACGAAGTGGGCTGTGCAGGCTGCTGAGCTGCCGACTATCGCTGCGATGGGTGGCGTTGAGTTGAAGGCTGACGGTTCGTTTGAGACGACGCTGAAGCTGAGCAAGGACAGCGCGAAGGCGCTTGCCGATGGCACGTATGGCGTGTACACGTACGCGGGTGGTGGCGTGAAGTACGCTCCGTTCGAGACGAAGACTGCGGTTGAGTTTGCTCCGGCGCACGAGACCACTGTTGAGGTTGAGGCGTCCGCCGGTGCCCTTTACGCAGGTGATTCCATTGAATTCACTGCCACCGTGCCGACTGAGGTCCCCGGTGCCGTGCAGTTCCTGAACAACGGCGTCGTACTCGGAGATGCGGTAGAAGCAGCTGCGGGTAAGGCAACGCTCAAGACCACAGCACTGGGCGCAGGCTCGAACGCCGTGACGGCGAAGTTTGTGCCGAGCAACACGGACGTGTTCGCCGCCTCAACCTCCGAGCCAGTGAGCATCACGCTCGCCGCGCAGCCGGTGGCGCTGATCAACGGCGCACCGAGTGGCAAGGCGAAGATCAATCCTGGCGAGGCTCTCGAGCTCAAGATCGGTCCGTTTGTGACCGATACCGAGTTCAAGATCGAGATCCATTCGGACGTCGTCGAGCTCCCGGAGCCCATCGCCACGGACGCTGACGGCTTTGTGACGGCGACCTGGACCGTGCCCGCCGACTTCGAAGTCGGAACGCATGACATCGTCGTAACCGACAATGAGTCTGGTCGAGTGTTCGCTTTTGAGAACGCCTTTGAGGTTGTCGCAAAGAGTGTCACGGGTGGCGAGACAGAGGGCGGCAATACCGGCACGACCACTCCTGGAACTGACCCAGGCAAGGGCGCGACCGGTGGAGACACGGGCAAGGCTCTTGCAAACAGTGGCTCTGCTCCGGCAACCGCAGCGTTCGTCGCAGCTGGCGCGCTCCTGCTGCTCGGCGCTGGAGTCATTGTTCTCCGTCGACGCCAGGGCGAAACCGCAGAGTAG
- the msrB gene encoding peptide-methionine (R)-S-oxide reductase MsrB — protein MTAIGEGNYPFQLSESEWRERLTPDEYAILREAATERAGTGELLGQWGDGLYSCRACGAELFQSGTKFESHCGWPSFYESINPDAVELLEDTSLGQVRTEVRCANCGSHLGHVFPDGFGTPTGNRFCMNSLALGFDGPAA, from the coding sequence ATGACTGCCATTGGCGAAGGCAACTACCCGTTCCAGCTCAGCGAGAGCGAGTGGCGCGAGCGCCTCACTCCCGACGAGTACGCGATCCTGCGCGAAGCAGCTACCGAGCGGGCCGGCACCGGCGAACTCCTCGGACAGTGGGGCGACGGACTCTACTCGTGCCGCGCGTGCGGCGCCGAACTCTTCCAGAGCGGCACCAAGTTTGAGTCGCACTGTGGGTGGCCGAGCTTTTACGAAAGCATCAACCCCGACGCCGTCGAGCTCCTCGAAGACACCTCGCTCGGGCAGGTTCGCACAGAGGTGCGCTGCGCCAACTGCGGGTCGCACCTCGGCCACGTGTTCCCCGACGGGTTCGGCACCCCGACAGGCAATCGGTTCTGCATGAACTCGCTTGCCCTCGGATTCGACGGCCCAGCAGCCTAG
- a CDS encoding DMT family transporter: MARSKYQLAAALLGSGLAGMLVALQSRINGGFAQEIGSGYLAAAISFGGGLVLIGVVLIFSRRGREGLGKMRDEVSAGRLPVWALLGGIGGAAFVLMQGLIAPLTGVALFTVGIVAGQVSGGLLMDRLGLGPGGRINATPTRLIGTTLAIVAVIVTVAASLDGGLVLLVLVPVIVGAGMAAQSMVNGLVRAAAESAVTATFMNFVVGTAVLGTVALVSVLVNGWPTRWPSEFWMYCGGVVGVIFIAVAAMLVRRAGVLLLSMSNVAGQLIAAMLFEIGFPLAGGLTPALVLGTAIAFVAVIVAALPSKPLGRN, encoded by the coding sequence ATGGCTCGTTCCAAGTATCAGCTCGCAGCAGCCCTTCTTGGCTCCGGCCTTGCAGGCATGCTCGTCGCCCTGCAGTCGAGGATCAACGGCGGATTCGCCCAGGAGATCGGCAGCGGCTACCTTGCGGCCGCGATCTCCTTCGGAGGCGGCCTCGTGCTCATCGGGGTCGTGCTGATCTTCTCGCGGCGAGGCCGCGAGGGACTTGGAAAGATGCGTGACGAGGTATCTGCAGGCAGGCTTCCGGTGTGGGCGCTTCTTGGCGGCATTGGTGGCGCAGCGTTTGTGCTGATGCAGGGCCTCATAGCGCCGCTCACAGGCGTTGCGCTCTTCACCGTGGGCATCGTGGCCGGGCAGGTCTCTGGCGGGCTGCTCATGGACAGGTTGGGGCTCGGGCCTGGCGGTCGGATCAACGCGACGCCCACGCGCCTCATCGGTACCACGCTCGCGATCGTCGCCGTCATTGTGACGGTCGCCGCGAGCCTCGACGGAGGGCTCGTGCTGCTCGTGCTCGTCCCTGTGATTGTCGGTGCAGGCATGGCTGCCCAGTCAATGGTGAACGGGCTCGTCAGGGCTGCGGCAGAGAGCGCAGTGACTGCGACGTTCATGAACTTCGTTGTCGGTACGGCAGTGCTCGGAACCGTGGCGCTCGTGTCCGTGCTCGTTAACGGCTGGCCCACGAGGTGGCCGTCGGAGTTCTGGATGTATTGCGGCGGCGTCGTCGGCGTGATCTTCATCGCAGTCGCGGCGATGCTCGTTCGCAGGGCAGGAGTGCTGCTTTTGAGCATGTCAAACGTGGCGGGTCAGCTCATCGCTGCGATGCTGTTTGAGATCGGTTTCCCGCTTGCGGGAGGCCTCACCCCAGCCCTAGTGCTCGGAACCGCGATCGCATTCGTCGCGGTGATCGTCGCGGCGTTGCCGAGCAAGCCGCTCGGCCGAAACTAG
- a CDS encoding DsbA family protein encodes MSNDTTSRLSKNERRTQAREQARIAREAEKKREKRRRLYVQGGVVLGVIAILAIVGLVLTQSLKPAGPGPKNMASGAAVFTKDLKVVPSAALSDPKAERVAPETNRDELPLDVTVYVDYMCPACGNFEAQNGVMLENYVGSGDANLAVYPINFLDGQSLGTKYSTRAANAFGCVVEQQPDVAFELHKRLLSPEVQPSEGTPGLDDKELLKQAEAAGAEPTQELQRCIQERPFGGFFSENYTAASEGIWGLAEGQRLLQPQSATELQPEGKPQRLVSTPLVLVNGQQWSEGRDGSLETFMLKIKGEIEQAGAAEVATD; translated from the coding sequence ATGTCGAATGACACAACGTCGCGACTATCGAAGAACGAGCGTCGCACGCAGGCCCGCGAGCAGGCCCGGATCGCTCGCGAGGCCGAGAAGAAGCGCGAGAAGCGCCGTCGCCTGTACGTTCAGGGAGGCGTCGTGCTCGGCGTTATCGCGATCCTCGCGATTGTCGGTCTCGTGCTCACGCAGTCGCTGAAGCCCGCAGGACCCGGCCCGAAGAACATGGCTTCTGGTGCGGCCGTGTTCACTAAGGATCTGAAGGTTGTACCGTCTGCGGCGCTCTCGGACCCGAAGGCAGAACGCGTCGCACCAGAGACCAACCGTGACGAGCTGCCGCTCGACGTGACCGTCTATGTCGACTACATGTGCCCCGCGTGTGGCAACTTCGAGGCGCAGAACGGCGTCATGCTCGAGAACTACGTCGGCTCTGGCGACGCGAATCTCGCGGTGTACCCGATCAACTTCCTCGACGGACAGTCGCTTGGAACGAAGTACTCGACACGCGCGGCGAACGCATTTGGCTGCGTTGTTGAGCAGCAGCCAGATGTTGCATTTGAGCTGCACAAGCGTCTCCTCAGCCCCGAGGTTCAGCCCTCCGAGGGCACCCCTGGTCTCGACGACAAGGAACTGCTGAAGCAGGCTGAAGCGGCCGGTGCGGAGCCGACCCAGGAGCTGCAGCGCTGCATCCAGGAGCGCCCATTCGGAGGGTTCTTCAGTGAGAATTACACCGCCGCAAGCGAGGGAATCTGGGGCCTCGCCGAGGGGCAGCGCCTGCTGCAGCCGCAGAGTGCAACCGAGCTCCAGCCTGAGGGTAAGCCGCAGCGCCTCGTGTCGACCCCGCTCGTGCTCGTGAACGGGCAGCAGTGGAGCGAGGGCCGCGACGGTTCGCTCGAGACCTTCATGTTGAAGATCAAGGGTGAGATTGAGCAGGCCGGTGCCGCCGAGGTGGCAACGGACTAA